The sequence below is a genomic window from Sneathiella marina.
CTTTCAAGCTGCGGAAACACAGAAAATATTTTCGGGGGCATCTAGCTACTTTATTGCAGCCAAGAAGAACGCAAATTGAGTTTTACTAGCAGGCTGAAAGGCTGCTTTGTCCGCATTGCTGACATTAGTGTGTTTGAATCGAATGTCAGCTCTGGCTCACAACCCAACCTTTGACAGCAGCACTCGCAATATCCGCAATGCCCCTAATCGCAAACCCCTCAAAAGCTAAGCTTGTTTTCCGTGCCGGAAAGTAGTCTTTTAATATTTTCCCGGTGCTTGAAGATAATCATGCCGGCCATCAGGACGGCAAATAAAGTGAAATAAAAGCTATGGTCGAAAAACGGCGCGAAGGAGAGGATGACGAACAACAGTGCGGCGCAGAGTGTACCGAGGGAGACATAGCGGGTCACGGCGACGATTACCGCGAACAGGCCAAGGCAGACAAGCGCCATCCGCCAGTCGAACATAAACAGCACGGCCACGGCGGTCAGCGCCCCCTTGCCGCCTTTAAATCCAAAATACAGCGGCCAGTTATGCCCCATGACCGCGCCGACCCCGGCGGCCAGCAGGCTGAGGCTGTCCGTTGCTCCGGCCGAATGGGCATAGACGCCCATATATAATCCGATGTAACAGGCAAGTATGCCTTTCAGGATATCGCCTGCCAGAACAAAAACCGCCGCCGTTTTCCCAAGCACCCGCAATGTGTTGGTCAGCCCGGCGGATTTACTTCCGTGGTCGCGGATGTCCTTGCCATATAGCTTCCCGACAATCACGCCCGTATTCAGGCTGCCGATCAGGTAACCCGAAGCCAGAGCGACTAGAATCTTGAGAATATCAACCATCATTCATGGCCCCTGATAAAGAATCCTGCCCAATAATACAGATTGCCTTTCACAAATCTCAAGATAATATAATACGCAATCTAAGGTTATATAATCCTCTTGATTTTCTAGGAATAATGATGCGCCCCTTCACTGTTTTTGTAACTTGCATATTGTTGGTTTTGGTCCTGACGGGCTGTAATCCTCGGCTCGACAAGAATGCCATCTTGGGGGATGAAATTGGCGAAATAGATCAGCAGCCCATCGAAGAAGCAACAGCCAGCCTCGCAGACAAGACAGTGAGGACCTATAGTCGTACATATGGGAATCAGATTGAATATTTTGCACCCGATGGTCGCGCCTATCTCTGGTATCCTGGAAATAACCGTCCCGTTCCCTCAAAATGGCGACTGGAGCATCATGTCTTTCGATATAAAATTTGCTTTCTATATCCAAGCAGTAGTTATGACGCCGTCACCAAAGAACGTGGTGGAAATTGGGAATGTCGGTTTCTCAACCTTTTTGCCGATAGCATTGTTGAAATAGAAAAGTCGGATATTTTTAACCTGTCCAGTGGAATATTACCCTATAAACTCTCGCCTCAAGATTTCAATTTTAATGCTCTGAAAGCTCGGATGAAATAAGGAGAATATTGCTGGATCATTTATTGAAGGGCAGGCAAGTATGCCTTTCAGGATATCTCCTGCCAGAACAAAAACCGCCGTATTCAGACTGCCGATCAGGTAACCCGATAGCAGGGCGGCTAGAATTTTGAAAATATCAACCCTCAATCTGATCCACCGCAAAGCATCCGGTTTTCCGCGCGCCGCTTCCGGACCCAAGGACCAAAAAATTTAGGTCATCCACGTCTTTTGCCGGCGAAAAAACCGCAGACAGATTGAAGGTTCCTACTCCTTATTTTTCATAGAATTGCTGTTGAAAAGAGGATAGCAGCAATGACCGGTAAAGGAAATATTCGACGGACAGTGTCGATTGTCGATGGCTGCCGTTCGGGAAAACAGGTCTTCGTTGCCCGTCAATTTTATCTGCCTGACAGAAAATACAGGCAAGAATCACATAGGCGTTTTCGGTGAATAATGGGCAATGGATCAAAATGCTTCTGAAATTCTGGAGAGGCTGTATATTAGTTTATACCCGATCATTACCAGTCGTCATAATAACGCCGCAATTTTACACAATAAGTAACATTATATTTCGTAAATATTTACAATTTACGACATTTAAAATTACATACCAACATATTTCCACAACTCTAATTTGTAATGATTTTTAATTACAAAATTATATTTGACAATCTTTCTCGATCGGCGGCAAATTGCGGTACAGACAAGTACAGTTTCAATACTTGTAAAGGGAAGCGAAAACATGAAATGGCAGAAATGAACATTAACACGGCAATGGATTCAACCGGTGTGGACAAAGAGGAACTTTTGCGGATGACAGCGGAAATCACTTCCGCTTATGCCAGCAATAACGAGGTCGGCAAGGACGGCCTGGTTGAGGTGATCAAATCTGTTTACCAGTCCCTTTCGACACTGGAGTCAAATGCCACAGTGGATCGCGGGCCACTGGTTCCGGCGGTGCCCATCAAGAAATCCATACAGAATGATTACCTCGTCTGTCTGGAAGATGGCAAGAAGCTGAAAATGCTGAAACGCTATCTGCGGTCCAACTACGAAATGACGCCCGAAGAATACCGGTTGAAATGGAGCTTGCCGGTGGATTATCCCATGGTGGCACCGGCTTACGCAAAGCGCCGTTCGGAATTTGCCAAGGAATTCGGCCTCGGCCGGAAACGCAAAACCGCCTGATGCAGGCGGCTGGGCCTCGGGCTCTTTTGATCAGACAATTATTCCCGGTTTTTTGGGATCGCCCGACGCCGGGCTGCGGGACGTGTCGGTTTTTCCCTTGTTGAGCACAAATAAAAGTTTCTGAACGGCGGCCCGGCTCAGTTCCTCCTGACCGGCGGAACTGGGGCCGACGATGGAGACTTCGGTCATTGTCACCGGGTCGATGGCCGACACCTTGACCGAGGCGCCATGCTGTTCGAACTCGACAATATACTCCTTGGCGGCATCCTCTTGCGACATGATATACGCTATTCCTGACTGTTGGTCCCTGTCCGCACTATATACGAAACGAGGCTGGAAGACAGGAAGCATATTGAAACCGTTTGATAAAACAGTTAAACACAGACTTAAAATTAGGGATGCCCCCAACAACAACTGAATAATAAATCGGAGAACCGCTCATGAGTAGCGCCCCAGCCACCAATTCCGCCGGAAACAAGCCTGTTTTCAACCCCGAAGATCCGTTCCTGCTCGACGATCAGCTGACCGAAGAGGAACGGCTGGTCCGTGACACCGCCCGTGATTATTGTCAGGACAAGCTGATGAGCCGGGTCCTTCTCGCCAACCGCAATGAAACATTTGATCGGGAAATCTTCCCGGAAATGGGGGCACTGGGATTGCTCGGCTCGACCATCGACGGTTATGGCTGTGCCGGTCTGGGCTATGTGTCCTATGGCCTTGTCGCCCGTGAAGTGGAGCGGGTCGATAGTGGCTATCGTTCCATGATGTCCGTGCAGTCCAGTCTGGTCATGCATCCCATTCATGCCTATGGCAGCGAGGAACAGCGCCAGAAATATCTGCCCAAACTGGCCACCGGTGAATGGATCGGCTGCTTCGGATTGACCGAGCCGGACCATGGGTCCGATCCGGGCAGCATGGTCACCCGCGCCAAATCCGTTGATGGCGGCTATTCGGTCAGCGGCGCCAAAATGTGGATCACCAATTCTCCGGTTGCCGATGTGTTTGTGGTCTGGGCGAAAACCGATGATGGCGTCATTCGCGGCTTTATCCTGGAAAAAGGCATGGACGGTTTGTCGGCCCCGAAAATCGAGGGCAAGTTTTCCCTGCGGGCCTCCATCACCGGGGAAATCGTCATGGACAATGTGTTCGTGCCCGAAGAAAACCTGCTGCCCAATGTCAAGGGCCTGAGCGGTCCGTTCGGCTGTCTCAACAATGCCCGTTTCGGTATCGCCTGGGGGGCCCTTGGTGCGGCGGAATTCTGCTGGCAGGCCGCCCTCGATTATACCATGGACCGCAAACAGTTCGGCCGTCCCCTCGCCGCCAATCAGCTGATCCAGAAAAAACTGGCGGACATGCAGACGGAGATTTCCATCGGCCTGCAAAGCTGCCTGCGGGTCGGCCACCTGAAAGAGGAAAACCGTGCCGCGCCGGAAATGATCTCGCTGATCAAGCGCAATTCCTGCGGCAAGGCCCTCGATATCGCCCGTGTCGCCCGGGACATGCATGGCGGCAACGGCATCAGTGACGAATATCATATCATCCGCCATGTGATGAACCTGGAAGCGGTCAATACCTATGAAGGCACCCATGATGTCCATGCCCTTATTCTCGGCCGGGCGCAAACCGGTATCCAGTCGTTCACCGGCGCCTAGACCCCCTCAACCAGAACAGCCCAAGCTGCGGAGACATTTATGAAAATCAACGGCAAAAACATCATCATCACCGGCGGTGCCAGCGGCATTGGCAAGGCCCTCGCCTTGCGCTTCCATGCCGAAGGCGCGCGCGGGATTACCGTCGCCGACATGCAAGCTGACCCCCTGCAGGATGTCGCCGACCAGATCGGCGGCCTGGCGGTTGCCGGTGACGTCAGTGATGAAGCCCATATCAAGGACCTGGTCGCGAAGTCCGAAGCCGCCTACGGCCCCGTCGATATCTTCGTCTCCAATGCCGGCATTGCCCGCATGGGATGGGAAGAAAGCCCCGACGAGACCTGGCAGCTCAACTGGGACATCCATGTGATGGCCCATGTCTATGCCGCCCGCGCCGTCGTCGACAAGATGATCGCCAATGGCGGTGGCTACCTGGTCAATACGGCCTCCGCCGCCGGCCTGCTCAGCCAGGTGGACAGCGCCACTTATGCGGTGACAAAACATGCCGCCGTTGCCTTTGCCGAAACCCTGTCCATCCGCTATGGCGACAAGGGCGTTCGCGTCTCCGTCCTCTGCCCACAGCAGGTGCGCACGGCCATGACCGAAAACAACCTGGAAGGCGTCGCCGGTGTCGATGGCACCATGGAGCCCGAGGAACTGGCCGAACATGTGGTCACCTCCATGGACAAGGAAGAATTCCTCATCCTCCCCCATGAGCAGGTTATCGATTACATGCGTCGCAAGACAAGCGACTATGATCGCTGGCTCGGTGGCATGCGTAAACTGCGTGATATGTATATCAAATAG
It includes:
- the plsY gene encoding glycerol-3-phosphate 1-O-acyltransferase PlsY, coding for MVDILKILVALASGYLIGSLNTGVIVGKLYGKDIRDHGSKSAGLTNTLRVLGKTAAVFVLAGDILKGILACYIGLYMGVYAHSAGATDSLSLLAAGVGAVMGHNWPLYFGFKGGKGALTAVAVLFMFDWRMALVCLGLFAVIVAVTRYVSLGTLCAALLFVILSFAPFFDHSFYFTLFAVLMAGMIIFKHRENIKRLLSGTENKLSF
- a CDS encoding acyl-CoA dehydrogenase, which produces MSSAPATNSAGNKPVFNPEDPFLLDDQLTEEERLVRDTARDYCQDKLMSRVLLANRNETFDREIFPEMGALGLLGSTIDGYGCAGLGYVSYGLVAREVERVDSGYRSMMSVQSSLVMHPIHAYGSEEQRQKYLPKLATGEWIGCFGLTEPDHGSDPGSMVTRAKSVDGGYSVSGAKMWITNSPVADVFVVWAKTDDGVIRGFILEKGMDGLSAPKIEGKFSLRASITGEIVMDNVFVPEENLLPNVKGLSGPFGCLNNARFGIAWGALGAAEFCWQAALDYTMDRKQFGRPLAANQLIQKKLADMQTEISIGLQSCLRVGHLKEENRAAPEMISLIKRNSCGKALDIARVARDMHGGNGISDEYHIIRHVMNLEAVNTYEGTHDVHALILGRAQTGIQSFTGA
- a CDS encoding SDR family oxidoreductase yields the protein MKINGKNIIITGGASGIGKALALRFHAEGARGITVADMQADPLQDVADQIGGLAVAGDVSDEAHIKDLVAKSEAAYGPVDIFVSNAGIARMGWEESPDETWQLNWDIHVMAHVYAARAVVDKMIANGGGYLVNTASAAGLLSQVDSATYAVTKHAAVAFAETLSIRYGDKGVRVSVLCPQQVRTAMTENNLEGVAGVDGTMEPEELAEHVVTSMDKEEFLILPHEQVIDYMRRKTSDYDRWLGGMRKLRDMYIK
- a CDS encoding MucR family transcriptional regulator produces the protein MAEMNINTAMDSTGVDKEELLRMTAEITSAYASNNEVGKDGLVEVIKSVYQSLSTLESNATVDRGPLVPAVPIKKSIQNDYLVCLEDGKKLKMLKRYLRSNYEMTPEEYRLKWSLPVDYPMVAPAYAKRRSEFAKEFGLGRKRKTA
- a CDS encoding DUF6898 family protein, with protein sequence MSQEDAAKEYIVEFEQHGASVKVSAIDPVTMTEVSIVGPSSAGQEELSRAAVQKLLFVLNKGKTDTSRSPASGDPKKPGIIV